In one Dermacentor variabilis isolate Ectoservices chromosome 4, ASM5094787v1, whole genome shotgun sequence genomic region, the following are encoded:
- the LOC142578205 gene encoding uncharacterized protein LOC142578205 yields the protein MQPQPPQHLGSVYAKATTQPRRRCVAAALGAFLWLALLSGVCSGYRDSSSWQALAPGAAEHKLARAFVVHLPIHTTQLEPVEDQRQPASVAAPPGGQAGFEAHGQNQVGREQFQMSEAEELKKLVILLRIPQEQPAAFPQHSPPPPEVKRQPESDKAAYDVQVDNKLPIILIALDKPLTSHAKVRSVSAWKEQLPRPASSKEDRSSGNSKEWKPIIYPRKQRQYSTPAPQRQWSHWNKNLDRRTLWTKEQRQSSWKPAAPSSDSVQATAPAKEQHNDGGSNEAKLLLLLVHENSAASGDRGKTWEPATAQQNLNEPTASPWRPSNKLSQPQQPQIMIDVMQKSWRSAGPSRGWAQPQQRSWQQQQHQQQQENQQQQQQQQSFRPRPVVWHSGVPNSSPRGSHYNTYVQKRNYDHYGAVHRH from the exons CGCTGCGTGGCCGCGGCACTGGGCGCGTTCCTGTGGCTGGCGTTGCTGAGCGGCGTGTGCAGCGGCTACCGGGACTCCTCGTCGTGGCAGGCGCTGGCGCCCGGCGCGGCCGAGCACAAGCTGGCCAGGGCGTTCGTGGTGCACCTCCCCATCCACACGACACAGCTGGAGCCCGTCGAAGATCAGAGGCAGCCGGCCAGCGTCGCGGCGCCTCCGGGAGGTCAGGCCGGCTTCGAGGCGCACGGACAGAACCAGG TTGGTCGCGAGCAGTTCCAGATGTCCGAAGCAGAAGAGCTGAAGAAGTTGGTGATACTTCTTCGGATTCCCCAGGAGCAACCGGCCGCGTTTCCCCAACATTCGCCGCCGCCACCCGAAGTGAAACGACAGCCCGAGTCCGACAAGGCAGCCTACGATGTCCAGGTCGACAACAAGTTGCCCATAATCCTGATAGCGCTCGACAAGCCACTCACCTCCCACGCCAAGGTGCGATCCGTGTCCGCTTGGAAGGAGCAGTTGCCTAGGCCGGCTTCGTCCAAGGAAGACCGAAGTAGCGGCAACAGCAAGGAGTGGAAGCCCATCATCTACCCCAGGAAACAGAGGCAATATAGTACGCCCGCACCCcagcgccagtggtcccactgGAACAAGAACCTGGACCGAAGGACGTTGTGGACCAAGGAACAGCGGCAGTCATCGTGGAAGCCTGCCGCGCCTTCTAGCGACAGCGTGCAAGCCACCGCACCCGCTAAAGAACAGCACAACGATGGGGGCTCCAACGAAGCCAAGCTACTGCTGCTCCTCGTTCACGAGAACAGCGCCGCCAGCGGAGACAGAGGTAAGACCTGGGAGCCAGCCACAGCTCAGCAGAACCTGAACGAACCGACGGCCTCACCTTGGCGGCCAAGCAACAAGCTCTCTCAACCTCAACAGCCACAGATCATGATAGACGTGATGCAGAAGAGTTGGCGCTCCGCCGGGCCTTCGCGCGGTTGGGCACAACCCCAGCAGAGGagctggcagcagcagcaacatcaacagcagcaggaaaatcagcagcagcagcagcagcagcagtccttTAGGCCTCGTCCGGTGGTCTGGCATTCGGGTGTGCCGAACAGTTCGCCCCGCGGTTCCCATTACAACACCTACGTGCAAAAAAGGAACTACGACCACTACGGCGCCGTTCACCGGCACTAA